A DNA window from Aspergillus nidulans FGSC A4 chromosome I contains the following coding sequences:
- a CDS encoding histidine kinase-like ATPase domain-containing protein (transcript_id=CADANIAT00007325), with translation MTQNVDFSALKARTMRSGEDEEAVTVDTRGLISKVLARYSGQWTVLREMIQNAADANATKVTIKFETLPSKTVPFPSTTDRTSLIKHTISHHTIKRLLISNNGLLFNEKDWARLKRIADGNPDETKIGAFGVGFYSVFEDCEEPFVSSGSDAMAFYWKENALFTRRLQLNEQANSETTFVLDYRNDTSPIPSLMQLCQFLSSSLTFVNLECIELWLDDWNILRLAKKAAPGIALALPKDIETKTQEGLMKITSVTREVAQVDAAWMQVVEWNPNSSTLVEGIRDTTSSLRSFLSRLTQGSSSKVADTQKKEAADDTGDLTKISTATIFLHINTGSIQASISQSLGSELERATRKPPPKKTSIAVLTPSYDTSLASSSSQAEFLSTILPSKGGRVFIGFPTQQTTGLNAHISAPSVIPTVERESIDLNSRYIRKWNTEMLRAAGIICRIAWSAEMASVKNRIISGKDPSKQSKIRKADITTVLPEAIHTANQFVFRESTPLSVLGQIIEDAFWTCNKNASIEVISTCGVVHNHQARIATKDLTFLDSIPVLPDEFVEGSKEFVKKLTLLGLVTEVTVTDIKRELETCPLRSSQITEFLSWLARRTVSGQLDSYSARSILNVAVASADENDTDTGLIVFSGVSLFLNPQRIPADLPLPPAVMPFKYTKSLSKKDLESFGWEELQIVPWLCWLVSNAGNRDVLPQTQDITKCPSFAAQVLPVISKQWETLGQSSKQDVIDQLQAHTVIPTKIGMKCPTEAYFSSVRLFDDLPVVHGLQGVKEKLLTALGVRKTVELGVIFERLLNAPGSSDGDKSSQGKWSHVDLIRYLASVSSDIPASDIKRLKDTNFCTAEPIIDHDGSRRPNEDRYKVQQLYEPNDALRALRLPILEWPAKFTSSSPEGRFLARLGLRTFPQSTVLTRIMAAAAEHNDWALHGKAMSYYVTEFENNGYGAIDCGSINDEFLPVEQINDSGAEKRYKVSAPSKCFTDEGAALFGYDILRKDLHRHASKLGVQRHPKLSNCLDTLIRLPPSTVREARSLYRYLAGRVSELTPRDIDRVGRAEIVPVFAENNKGSTMHRVAPSLCYLGEGEDYKDIFDFVDFGQEANLFLMAVGSKREPTKIELAQMIVREPARISSTFQSGEKYLKLLRTLAEDMSLLRKNKELWQEMKRSAFLLASKDITSTAQVGDGAKKIVDNSDDEDEAEDGGIREWALTMAKETIVVDDYQSFILFKDHVLAGKPAPQEEILENFYLALGALPLSQLVEERANWGAPATDQRLAVKLLKLIKERSRLFLHDQPADSIRHDSRWLDKNLNVQVVQSITLTRSLRNRGISYRQERKAIVTEVSRECIMRICPEKYDFYEISQALSSLILARPKLHSALTLEMLLKTDLLELRGRGYNVDRILKQKAHDAQIAETRRQQQLEEERRRLREKELALAEEARDQIAETQDATSMPGVFPDSPSSKDVRPNSPTQSPKEKRNLFSTFTKHFSEGNRSSWNPFRGETASLPDPPRASPPQLPTEQVKPPRPEAPVAVNSALQLQKSLHSAIQSSRSHGASGVFSRPQVDRINELKSYCDEKPGHDLEFAATLPCGVNILVARSVERSAFLTKNSVGLNLFGSILLDCADVFALRPDTVSIFYDPGSKAIGFNRSGSIFCNYHYFQQLHEKALLQKPTPDRAEAMVYWWVTLSHELAHNLVADHSSAHSYYTESFVSQYFTRIAAKIAHAATKRPNPEQ, from the exons ATGACCCAGAACGTCGACTTCAGTGCGCTTAAGGCGCGGACTATGAGATCtggggaggacgaagaggctGTCACCGTAGACACAAGGGGCCTGATTTCCAAGGTATTAGCGCGTTACTCAGGTCAATG GACTGTATTACGAGAGATGATCCAGAATGCAGCTGATGCAAACGCTACGAAAG TTACTATCAAATTTGAGACTCTGCCTTCGAAAACGGTCCCATTTCCATCCACCACCGACAGGACAAGCCTGATAAAACATACTATATCTCATCATACGATTAAACGCCTCCTAATCTCTAACAACGGACTCCTTTTTAACGAGAAGGACTGGGCTCGTTTGAAGCGTATTGCCGATGGTAATCCGGACGAGACGAAGATCGGAGC TTTCGGCGTCGGCTTCTATTCGGTTTTCGAAGATTGCGAAGAGCCCTTCGTCTCCTCAGGTTCCGATGCAATGGCATTTTACTGGAAGGAGAACGCTCTGTTTACTCGTCGACTGCAGTTGAACGAGCAAGCGAACTCTGAAACAACATTCGTCTTGGATTATCGGAACGATACTTCACCGATTCCGTCGCTGATGCAACTATGCCAGTTTCTATCCAGCAGTCTCACATTTGTCAACCTTGAATGCATAGAGCTGTGGCTAGATGACTGGAACATACTACGCttggccaagaaggctgcccCAGGCATCGCCCTTGCCTTGCCAAAAGATATCGAGACGAAGACTCAGGAAGGGTTAATGAAGATCACCAGTGTCACAAGGGAGGTCGCGCAGGTCGACGCTGCCTGGATGCAAGTCGTTGAATGGAATCCAAATTCGAGCACTCTCGTTGAGGGTATTCGTGATACTACATCTTCGTTGCGCAGCTTTCTGTCAAGACTCACCCAGGGTTCGTCTAGCAAAGTGGCAGATActcagaagaaagaagctgCCGATGACACAGGGGACTTAACAAAGATCTCAACAGCCACGATATTTTTGCACATCAACACCGGAAGCATTCAGGCCTCTATCAGCCAATCTCTAGGCAGCGAACTTGAACGAGCCACAAGAAAGCCTCCACCTAAAAAGACGTCAATTGCAGTGCTGACACCTTCGTATGATACGAGTCTAGCGTCATCGTCTTCGCAAGCTGAATTCCTATCTACCATCCTTCCCTCGAAGGGTGGCCGGGTCTTTATCGGATTTCCTACCCAGCAGACAACCGGTCTCAACGCTCATATCTCTGCTCCTTCTGTCATTCCGACAGTGGAGCGAGAAAGCATTGACCTTAACTCGAGATATATTCGCAAATGGAACACGGAAATGCTAAGAGCAGCAGGTATAATCTGTCGAATTGCATGGTCTGCGGAAATGGCTTCAGTTAAAAACAGAATAATCTCTGGGAAAGATCCGTCCAAGCAGTCAAAGATTCGAAAAGCGGACATTACAACTGTCCTTCCTGAGGCTATCCATACTGCAAACCAGTTCGTGTTTCGTGAGTCTACACCATTATCCGTGCTCGGTCAGATAATAGAGGATGCCTTTTGGACTTGTAATAAGAACGCTTCCATCGAGGTAATTTCTACCTGCGGTGTTGTCCACAACCATCAGGCACGCATAGCCACCAAAGACTTAACTTTCTTAGACTCTATACCTGTGTTGCCAGATGAATTCGTGGAGGGCTCAAAAGAGTTTGTAAAGAAACTGACACTGCTGGGCCTTGTGACTGAAGTTACAGTGACTGATATCAAGCGTGAACTGGAAACTTGCCCGCTACGTTCTTCTCAAATCACCGAATTCCTTTCTTGGTTGGCACGAAGAACAGTATCTGGCCAACTCGATTCATATTCCGCGAGGAGCATATTGAACGTCGCGGTGGCTTCTGCCGATGAAAATGATACCGACACGGGTTTGATAGTTTTCTCTGGCGTATCGCTCTTCTTGAACCCTCAGCGTATACCTGCTGACCTACCTTTGCCACCTGCCGTGATGCCGTTCAAATACACTAAGTCTCTGAGCAAAAAAGACCTAGAATCATTTGGATGGGAGGAATTGCAGATAGTCCCCTGGTTGTGCTGGCTTGTCAGCAATGCCGGCAATCGGGATGTCCTTCCACAAACCCAAGATATCACTAAATGCCCATCCTTTGCAGCCCAAGTACTCCCTGTGATATCGAAACAATGGGAAACTCTGGGTCAATCCTCGAAACAAGACGTGATCGATCAGTTGCAGGCGCATACCGTGATTCCTACCAAGATCGGCATGAAATGTCCGACCGAAGCGTACTTCTCTTCCGTCCGCCTCTTTGACGACCTGCCCGTGGTTCATGGCCTCCAGGGAGTAAAAGAGAAACTGCTGACTGCTCTTGGCGTACGTAAAACAGTCGAGCTTGGTGTTATTTTTGAGCGTCTCCTCAATGCTCCCGGTTCTTCTGATGGAGACAAATCTAGCCAGGGAAAATGGAGCCACGTTGATTTGATACGATATCTGGCATCTGTCAGTAGTGACATACCTGCCAGTGACATCAAGCGGCTCAAGGATACCAATTTTTGTACCGCCGAGCCTATAATTGACCATGATGGTTCAAGAAGACCAAATGAAGACCGCTACAAGGTTCAGCAACTTTACGAGCCGAACGACGCGCTTAGAGCCCTGAGGCTCCCAATCCTAGAATGGCCCGCAAAGTTCACATCGAGCAGCCCTGAGGGCAGATTTCTGGCAAGATTGGGCCTGCGAACCTTTCCACAAAGTACTGTGCTCACACGAATTATGGCTGCGGCGGCCGAGCACAACGACTGGGCACTGCACGGAAAAGCCATGTCTTACTACGTTACTGAGTTCGAAAACAATGGCTATGGCGCCATCGATTGCGGTTCGATAAACGATGAATTTCTTCCAGTCGAACAAATAAACGATTCTGGCGCTGAGAAACGCTACAAAGTTAGCGCTCCAAGCAAGTGCTTTACAGACGAAGGTGCCGCTTTGTTCGGTTATGACATCCTTCGTAAGGATCTCCACCGTCATGCTTCTAAACTGGGCGTTCAACGACACCCAAAGTTATCCAATTGCCTTGATACATTGATCCGTCTGCCACCATCAACAGTACGAGAAGCGAGGTCACTCTATCGGTATCTTGCTGGAAGGGTGTCCGAACTCACCCCGCGGGATATAGACCGCGTTGGAAGAGCTGAGATAGTGCCAGTCTTTGCAGAAAACAACAAGGGCAGCACGATGCACCGCGTGGCGCCAAGCCTTTGTTACCTAGGAGAGGGCGAAGATTACAAAGATATATTTGACTTTGTGGACTTTGGTCAAGAAGCAAACCTCTTCTTGATGGCTGTCGGATCGAAAAGGGAGCCGACCAAAATAGAGCTTGCGCAGATGATAGTCAGAGAACCAGCTCGAATATCTTCAACCTTTCAAAGCGGAGAAAAGTACCTCAAGCTCTTACGGACGCTTGCTGAGGACATGTCTCTTCTAAGGAAAAACAAAGAATTATGGCAAGAAATGAAAAGGTCAGCTTTCCTACTAGCGAGCAAAGACATCACTTCAACCGCACAGGTTGGAGACGGAGCCAAGAAAATTGTCGATAATtctgatgacgaagacgaggctGAAGACGGTGGTATCCGAGAATGGGCTTTGACTATGGCAAAAGAGACGATCGTGGTGGACGATTATCAGAGCTTTATTCTTTTCAAAGACCACGTTTTGGCTGGCAA ACCAGCCCCTCAAGAGGAGATTCTCGAGAACTTCTATC TTGCTCTAGGTGCCTTACCGCTCAGTCAACTTGTGGAGGAACGAGCGAACTGGGGGGCCCCGGCTACTGATCAACGTCTTGCAGTCAAATTGTTAAAATTGATTAAAGAGCGCTCAAGGCTTTTCCTCCACGATCAGCCCGCTGATAGTATCCGGCATGACAGCCGATGGCTTGATAAGAACCTCAACGTGCAAGTAGTCCAGTCCATCACACTCACACGGTCACTTCGAAATCGTGGTATATCCTACAGACAGGAGCGAAAGGCAATAGTTACAGAAGTTTCAAGAGAGTGTATCATGCGGATATGCCCAGAGAAGTATGATTTCTACGAAATCAGTCAAGCGCTTTCCTCAttgattcttgcacgacCAAAGCTCCATTCGGCTCTGACCCTGGAAATGCTTTTGAAAACTGATCTGCTGGAGCTCAGAGGGCGTGGCTAC AATGTCGACCGCATTCTAAAGCAAAAGGCACACGATGCTCAGATCGCGGAGACCCGACGCCAGCAACAGCTGGAGGAAGAACGTCGCCGTTTACGGGAGAAGGAACTGGCtctggctgaagaagctcgagatCAGATAGCCGAAACTCAGGACGCGACATCAATGCCCGGGGTCTTTCCCGACTCTCCGTCGTCAAAGGATGTTCGTCCAAATTCGCCGACACAGTCTCCCAAGGAGAAGCGTAACCTATTCTCTACATTTACGAAGCATTTTAGCGAGGGGAACCGGTCATCTTGGAACCCCTTCCGAGGTGAAACTGCCTCGTTACCTGATCCTCCTAgagcttctcctccacaacTTCCGACTGAACAAGTGAAACCGCCTCGCCCTGAGGCTCCGGTGGCTGTTAACTCTGCGCTTCAATTACAAAAAAGCTTGCACTCCGCCATACAATCTAGCCGTTCTCATGGCGCATCGGGTGTGTTCTCCAGACCGCAAGTTGATCGAATCAATGAATTGAAGTCGTATTGCGACGAGAAACCAGGCCACGACCTGGAGTTCGCTGCCACACTTCCGTGTGGGGTCAATATTCTTGTTGCCAGATCTGTAGAAAGGTCTGCGTTTCTCACCAAGAACAGTGTTGGTCTGAATTTGTTTGGGTCTATATTGCTTGATTGTGCCGATGTTTTTGCTCTACGGCCTGACACCGTGAGCATATTCTATGACCCCGGCTCAAAAGCCATCGGGTTCAACCGGTCTGGCAGTATATTCTGCAATTACCACTATTTCCAGCAACTACATGAGAAGGCATTGCTCCAGAAACCGACTCCAGACCGGGCTGAAGCTATGGTCTATTGGTGGGTCACGCTTTCACACGAGCTTGCTCATAACCTCGTTGCGGACCATAGTTCTGCACATAGCTATTACAC AGAGAGCTTTGTGAGTCAATACTTCACTAGAATTGCAGCCAAGATCGCCCATGCTGCTACCAAGAGGCCTAATCCTGAGCAATGA
- a CDS encoding uncharacterized protein (transcript_id=CADANIAT00007326), protein MKLCQEDSPRISHRSLFRSLISRTTTQADFRVLQSFIMHSVRRAGIKLRAVMTKNRPSHAIEARSREPGPPKRSYLLELPTELLLEIISHLTVLPQACLALTCKRLLSISATVLESKSLRFSRDFAPLFHHYRNGHTFATTRWQLIKLLEDARWRACSRCLKLHSQSAFPPRQLRRNAETRMCILGDLAGVVDLCPCKKLTFRDKLELIEILKIRQKALPLLTSQFGGVEERFCWHSCSVEYGPTQIRVEIYPELDGDDQLKIRTEYHLTTVAGQLGEENYMTARFGCAHRSVDLWLSGVCHTALCQPNENYCSSCRRISVCSSCNTLLRCPRKQPRIDEAAGTATYTFWTERCLGPPSPIPDAIWAAQRIHPAEALVDLDNCRELCPWRRLESHPPLRNAPSLEMDILVPAFQDQSLNQLYSSIDTN, encoded by the coding sequence ATGAAACTTTGCCAGGAAGATTCGCCACGCATTTCACACCGGTCTTTGTTTCGGAGTCTTATATCTCGGACCACGACCCAAGCCGATTTTCGCGTACTTCAGAGCTTTATAATGCATAGTGTTCGCCGTGCTGGGATTAAACTAAGGGCCGTCATGACCAAGAATCGCCCATCTCACGCCATAGAAGCGCGTTCTAGGGAGCCCGGTCCACCGAAGCGAAGCTACCTTCTTGAACTTCCCACAGAGTTACTACTGGAAATTATCTCACATTTAACGGTGTTACCGCAGGCCTGTCTTGCGTTGACCTGCAAGAGACTTCTCTCAATATCCGCCACCGTTCTAGAATCTAAATCGCTTCGGTTCAGTCGCGATTTTGCTCCTCTTTTCCACCATTATCGCAATGGACATACCTTTGCTACAACTCGATGGCAGCTGATCAAGTTACTCGAGGATGCCCGTTGGCGAGCCTGTTCAAGATGCCTGAAGCTACACTCGCAATCTGCTTTCCCCCCCCGACAATTGAGGCGCAATGCCGAGACGCGGATGTGCATACTAGGTGATCTTGCCGGTGTGGTTGACCTATGCCCTTGCAAGAAGTTGACTTTCCGCGACAAGCTGGAGCTCATTGAAATCTTGAAGATACGACAGAAGGCTCTGCCACTCCTGACGTCACAATTCGGTGGTGTGGAAGAGCGCTTCTGCTGGCACTCGTGCTCTGTGGAATATGGACCTACTCAAATTCGAGTTGAAATCTACCCTGAGCTGGACGGTGATGACCAGCTGAAAATCAGAACCGAATACCACTTGACAACAGTCGCGGGCCAGCTTGGTGAGGAGAATTATATGACCGCTCGCTTTGGATGTGCACATCGCTCGGTGGATCTATGGCTCTCCGGCGTCTGCCATACCGCGCTTTGCCAGCCGAACGAGAATTACTGCTCTTCATGTCGGCGAATCTCGGTCTGCAGCTCTTGCAACACTCTTCTAAGATGTCCACGAAAACAGCCTCGGATAGATGAAGCAGCCGGCACGGCGACCTACACATTCTGGACCGAGAGGTGCCTTGGACCCCCCTCGCCTATACCGGATGCAATATGGGCTGCGCAGAGAATCCATCCTGCAGAAGCTTTAGTGGATCTGGACAATTGTCGTGAACTGTGTCCATGGAGACGGTTAGAGagccatcctcctcttcgcaATGCTCCGTCGCTAGAGATGGACATTCTTGTCCCTGCTTTCCAGGATCAGTCCCTGAATCAGCTATATAGCTCCATTGACACAAACTGA
- a CDS encoding uncharacterized protein (transcript_id=CADANIAT00007327), whose amino-acid sequence MSYPPSHNGHYHNRHPSQQAAQPPLLYNNVNFNANAIASAYQYGKPAVYPQAMIPPYQPYGQVPNQQPQQPQQPQQPQLHVNPADIFQQPILPSPSPASFSNHPFSQYGAQSAVPVAGNNRSPSFTTPAAAPPAPVPAVTPTPTPQYEPSPINASNQAFNKIPKPAAASQTPSDTNSAVVVPPVVTTPPVQVLLPAPSPEKMQRPPSKKQTQKQPTQQPAPKPAKPGIDYQVLLLAMADEYLNTAHSHGTNVALLRDMELEEYYRLVATGLGCLEAVLKNWRLQPRVEALVRLRYARVLFEETDNDLEAETALSKGNRMLDLKYSMQHLLARMLYKTNPKAALKAVDGMIQDVEAYRHFAWEYAFRFLRVSLSLSSHGHQESTSALQHLHKISIMANRNGDRAVSAMSAIIEALAHLQQGYSSDSIEQAQRAIAAARSHQLNDELRHVPQLTTLVQIVDICCSLLEYDVNQSAQKLKVLQDLMDERLNDSNWRIDGSFSIPLSGDILQVQSGTLLLSFSWLPQHDLYALCYFLSSITLSCKNSHDGRKAEKFLQEGIFLASSRTDWDFANRTLKELRLEVQSFGDNLPHTMQCLMQYAAGTIAQATGDLETALAVFQSPLFLLSGFNKTARNDPHRDLAILATINIVLILSNPAHPSHSHLPNLLATLESFCRASPNKYIQAAYFLLCATTNTESTIQTKQNLQQALQAATAISNSQIICMTLTFMSWKYFRGVVGEQAEKSARAGRAMAGKASDRLWVSVTDDMLAETLERQGKGEEAKSVREEGYRVMTNLPPALRRPT is encoded by the exons ATGAGCTACCCTCCATCCCATAACGGCCACTATCATAACCGCCATCCCTCTCAGCAAGCCGCCCAGCCGCCACTCCTGTATAACAACGTGAACTTCAACGCTAATGCCATTGCGTCGGCGTACCAATATGGCAAACCCGCTGTCTACCCCCAGGCTATGATACCGCCCTACCAACCGTATGGTCAGGTACCCAACCAGCAGCCACAGCAACcacagcagccgcagcagccacaacTCCATGTGAATCCCGCGGATATATTCCAACAGCCGATACTTCCTTCGCCGTCTCCAGCCTCCTTTAGTAACCACCCTTTTTCTCAATATGGCGCGCAATCTGCGGTCCCTGTTGCTGGCAACAACCGCTCGCCGTCATTCACTACTCCCGCTGCAGCTCCGCCGGCGCCAGTCCCAGCAGTAACACCAACACCGACCCCACAATATGAGCCTAGTCCTATCAATGCGAGTAATCAAGCTTTCAACAAAATTCCTAAACCGGCCGCGGCCTCGCAAACCCCGTCAGATACCAATTCCGCTGTAGTGGTCCCACCGGTAGTGACTACTCCGCCAGTTCAAGTTCTATTACCGGCCCCGTCGCCAGAGAAGATGCAGCGCCCGCCTTCGAAGAAACAAACACAAAAACAGCCGACCCAACAGCCCGCGCCGAAACCTGCGAAACCTGGAATAGACTATCAGGTCCTTTTACTGGCCATGGCTGACGAGTACCTCAATACTGCTCATAGCCATGGGACGAATGTTGCATTGTTGAGGGacatggagctggaggaataCTACAGGTTGGTTGCGACTGGCCTTGGATGTCTGGAAGCAGTTCTGAAG AACTGGAGGTTACAACCTCGTGTCGAAGCCCTGGTGCGACTGAGATATGCGCGCGTGCTCTTTGAGGAAACGGACAACGACTTGGAGGCTGAGACGGCATTGAGCAAGGGA AATCGTATGCTCGATCTGAAGTACAGTATGCAGCATCTGCTAGCGCGTATGTTGTACAAAACAAACCCGAAGGCCGCTCTGAAGGCCGTGGATGGGATGATCCAGGACGTCGAAGC GTACCGCCACTTTGCATGGGAATACGCCTTCCGTTTTCTTCGAGTGTCGCTCTCCTTGTCATCGCATGGTCACCAAGAGTCTACATCAGCTTTACAACATCTTCATAAGATCTCTATTATGGCAAATCGCAATGGTGACAGAGCCGTTTCTGCCATGTCTGCCATAATCGAAGCCTTGGCACATCTCCAGCAAGGATATAGCTCAGACTCAATTGAACAAGCCCAACGAGCAATAGCAGCCGCACGAAGCCATCAACTTAATGATGAACTACGTCATGTTCCGCAGCTCACAACTCTGGTCCAAATTGTGGATATCTGCTGCAGTCTGCTTGAATATGATGTGAATCAATCCGCCCAGAAACTCAAGGTATTACAAGACCTGATGGATGAGCGACTGAACGATTCAAATTGGCGCATTGATGGCTCATTCTCAATACCTTTGAGTG GGGATATCCTTCAAGTACAGAGCGGTACTTTACTACTCAGTTTCAGTTGGCTACCCCAGCATGACCTCTATGCTCTCTGCTACTTTCTTAGTTCCATCACACTGAGTTGTAAGAACTCACATGATGGGCGTAAGGCTGAAAAGTTTCTTCAGGAGGGT ATATTCTTGGCTTCTAGCCGCACAGACTGGGATTTCGCTAATAGAACCCTGAAGGAGCTCCGGCTAGAGGTCCAATCATTCGGCGACAATCTTCCTCATACAATGCAATGCCTGATGCAGTACGCAGCAGGTACCATTGCACAGGCGACGGGCGATTTAGAGACAGCCTTGGCCGTTTTTCAATCCCCGCTATTCTTATTATCCGGTTTCAACAAAACCGCTCGCAATGACCCTCACCGCGACCTCGCCATCCTGGCAACCATCAacatcgtcctcatcctcagcaacccAGCCCACCCATCTCATTCTCACCTGCCAAACCTCCTCGCCACACTTGAGTCTTTCTGTCGCGCAAGCCCTAATAAGTACATCCAAGCCGCATATTTCTTGCTCTGCGCGACCACAAACACCGAATCGACCATCCAGACTAAACAAAACCTCCAGCAAGCCCTCCAGGCTGCCACCGCAATCAGTAACAGCCAAATCATATGCATGACCTTAACCTTCATGAGCTGGAAATATTTTCGTGGAGTCGTGGGCGAGCAAGCCGAAAAAAGCGCTCGCGCGGGCCGCGCAATGGCGGGAAAGGCCAGCGACCGTCTTTGGGTTAGTGTTACGGACGATATGCTTGCAGAGACTTTAGAAAGGCAGGGGAAAGGCGAAGAGGCGAAGAGTGTCCGAGAGGAGGGTTACAGGGTCATGACGAACCTGCCACCGGCATTGAGACGGCCTACCTAG
- a CDS encoding histone H3 family protein (transcript_id=CADANIAT00007328): MPPKGRKPSSAATAGTGSSKATSAKTTSTTTSGASPKVTKSSRTLGSKALASASVSKSKGSKRPPTAPSDDQSSIQPGDPTPKGRRHRYKPGTVALKEIRKYQRSYDLLLRKLPFARLVREVALDILPADVGSELRWQSHAIQALQEAAEAFLVHLFEDTNLCAIHAKRVTIMQKDIQLARRIRGAWGGLG, from the exons ATGCCCCCAAAAGGACGAAAGCCATCCTCGGCAGCTACCGCAGGTACCGGAAGCTCAAAAGCGACATCCGCAAAGACAACCTCCACCACAACCTCAGGCGCCTCTCCAAAGGTAACTAAGAGCTCCAGAACATTAGGGTCAAAGGCATTGGCATCGGCATCGGTGTCGAAATCTAAGGGAAGTAAGCGACCACCGACGGCACCATCAGACGATCAATCCAGCATCCAAC CCGGCGACCCAACCCCCAAAGGCCGTCGTCACCGGTACAAACCTGGTACCGTTGCCCTCAAAGAAATCCGCAAGTACCAACGCTCCTACGATCTGCTTCTCCGAAAATTGCCATTTGCACGTCTCGTCCGCGAAGTTGCTCTCGACATCCTCCCCGCAGACGTTGGCTCCGAGCTGCGATGGCAGTCGCATGCAATCCAGGCGCTCCAGGAAGCCGCTGAAGCCTTTTTGGTACACTTGTTCGAGGACACGAATCTTTGCGCCATCCACGCGAAACGAGTTACGATAATGCAGAAGGATATCCAGCTTGCGCGTAGGATTCGCGGAGCTTGGGGTGGTCTTGGCTGA
- a CDS encoding putative hydrolase, alpha/beta fold family (transcript_id=CADANIAT00007329) translates to MDTSVAGFFVTSLVIAMGLLSWARPSGRVSFFSSKENNLFLNRRNGKAGSKQTTLKELCRTATPARCDLNPLLFNGHLQTCWTTVKFDDVPVYYKRRIFEADSEAYKGHFAVDFVVEPYKAPKSAEATDAERKYTLPSGLPERTAMFSEDEFAALPSEDSKPMLVVLHGLSGGSHELYLRHVVHPLIADRGWEACVINSRGCAQTKISTGILYNARATWDVRQVVKWLRAAFPNRPLFGIGFSLGANILTNYLGEEGDACQLKAAVLCANPWNLEVSSVAMQSNFMGLKVYSKVMGANMKKLFEQHADEVVKNPRVDAEAIRNITYLHEFDRTLQCALWGYPTEGAYYRDASSIDSLLSIRIPFFVVQAEDDPIVTVKAVPFQEIAQTPYGVMMTTSWGGHLGWFEFGGGRWFVKPVTKFLNMMAHEIDLDTPPVVEKPEAVPGRTSSLQKDAAVKEPKPAAFSPMRQHCE, encoded by the exons ATGGATACCTCG GTAGCCGGCTTCTTTGTTACAA GCCTGGTGATTGCAATGGGACTTCTCTCCTGGGCTCGGCCCAGTGGGCGAGTATCCTTTTTTAGCTCCAAAGAGAACAATCTTTTCCTCAATAGGAGAAATGGGAAAGCCGGTTCCAAGCAGACCACGCTAAAAGAACTCTGCCGCACTGCTACACCAGCAAGATGTGATCTCAACCCTCTCTTGTTCAACGGCCACTTGCAGACCTGCTGGACTACAGTGAAATTTGATGACGTTCCTGTTTACTACAAGCGCCGGATATTCGAGGCCGACAGCGAGGCGTATAAGGGGCATTTCGCCGTTGACTTTGTCGTTGAGCCTTACAAAGCACCCAAATCCGCTGAAGCAACTGATGCGGAGAGAAAGTATACCCTGCCATCAGGTCTCCCAGAACGGACGGCAATGTTCTCCGAGGATGAATTCGCCGCTCTACCTTCAGAAGACTCAAAGCCTATGCTCGTGGTTCTGCATGGTTTAAGCGGTGGTTCCCATGAGCTTTATTTACGCCATGTAGTCCACCCGCTGATTGCGGATCGAGGCTGGGAGGCTTGCGTTATCAACTCTAGAGGTTGTGCCCAGACAAAGATCTCTACGGGGATTCTTTACAACGCTCGCGCTACTTGGGATGTTCGGCAAGTTGTGAAGTGGTTAAGAGCAGCTTTCCCTAACCGACCTCTCTTCGGAATTGGCTTCTCTCTCGGTGCAAACATTCTTACGAAC TATTtgggcgaggaaggagacgCCTGCCAGCTGAAAGCAGCTGTTCTCTGCGCAAATCCCTGGAATCTTGAAGTCAGTTCGGTGGCCATGCAAAGTAACTTTATGGGCCTCAAAGTCTATAGCAAGGTAATGGGCGCCAACATGAAGAAGCTTTTTGAACA GCATGCCGACGAAGTCGTGAAAAACCCTAGGGTAGATGCAGAAGCAATCAGGAATATCACGTATCTGCACGAATTCGACAG GACCCTGCAGTGCGCCCTATGGGGGTATCCTACGGAAGGCGCATACTACCGTGACGCATCCTCTATCGACTCTTTACTCTCTATCCGAATTCCTTTCTTTGTGGTGCAGGCCGAAGATGATCCA ATCGTTACCGTAAAAGCGGTTCCTTTCCAGGAGATCGCTCAAACACCTTATGGTGTCATGATGACCACCTCATGGGGTGGACACCTCGGTTGGTTTGAGTTTGGCGGCGGGAGATGGTTTGTGAAACCA GTGACCAAATTCCTGAATATGATGGCTCATGAGATTGATCTCGATACCCCTCCTGTGGTCGAGAAGCCggaagctgttcctggacGTACTTCCAGCCTTCAGAAAGACGCCGCTGTAAAAGAGCCCAAACCGGCAGCTTTCAGCCCTATGCGGC AACACTGTGAATAG